One genomic region from Labeo rohita strain BAU-BD-2019 chromosome 7, IGBB_LRoh.1.0, whole genome shotgun sequence encodes:
- the dthd1 gene encoding death domain-containing protein 1 isoform X1, which yields MPHLGDKTTESIHRCRHYSSLELLISKERFCVQSRLLFAMTTLFYRPEVVNTEFTSERKRQREKNYCVSPAIPLIIKFSVYASRLSKNTLENMVDSASQLILSNENDLLDLLQETAEELRVLQPVKAREETGSKQSSNGHRDSAGLHTRLFQVLKTFCELHIQRVCVLREVLCGTANTLTERRMYSNLAHTLPTADVDASYGSHFFHDHVTDVILNVLEDVHIIVNQFSVMSRRLNTGIAFLTEVSGERGDLTSSGSLDTADHIKPESCDISIPLDQHLADHHLENVQSTGLPNGPVKRHTVHMDDRHMKEGGSLEETRADSLYKTMVIDSKECLDVNNKVGGEKKEKEKQESTGEDDKRLKYTLVTVGLADRTRPSESPRVCYITAPSEVANVLSCEVVDGLSSLMVSGSEELVSCVLRIQNSSHVKCPFPLTVAVPFQASYRGNYREITVKVVDPEQRVSYVTPTSTEGFYGGQRGSFAVVRVYSLGVFAVLSRLRTESFTIPKTGLSLKLSVDSRICLDYLPGSFAAPVVAQVTVQPVDAFILSSLKSKNDFYHAAVTSTPLLYLSHPSTLKLRRPMTLVLPCPPISDKRRAGEETDRLLTGTFSPQQIKVDGASVKTHKESKEHLALLGWTENRWKILDKVSVKNLQNSLVCFELTESYERYSVTKPSEVQPKTENIERRKKKKNFFSTSSVLRLIVLRFQSSLKTSYIISLVEELEEALKIFPVTVVLHHERLDPSSVVLATLPSRDVSWALCELQTLGYCGPPEPSSELSMKEGEQLMLKFSGNITCNGNEQTDSHIITFHNQRRHWLYLELKEVDPFGNYISLHYKGVISLFKVAKDQLVWNGDRAAVSIDCPLGEPVCRLPLTLPKSPRKVFQPVSVKVIQHNQTEPLSDELLSWLCDELTEDDAALLITSLHLRRSAVQIARLRAPHSLSQQSFHVLTAWRRGLPSSTLKCPMLARCLTRVGRPDLARELLLREAANDKMEEKKTGETSKPCVV from the exons ATGCCTCATTTGGGTGACAAGACTACAGAATCCATTCACAGATGTAGACATTACTCTTCTTTAGAATTGCTCATCTCTAAGGAACGCTTTTGTGTCCAGTCACGCCTTCTATTTGCCATGACAACCCTATTTTACAGGCCTGAAGTGGTAAATACTGAGTTTACcagtgagagaaagagacaaagagagaaGAACTACTGTGTATCACCTGCTATTCCTCTAATAATCAAATTCTCAGTTTATGCTTCAAGGCTCTCGAAGAATACACTTGAAAATATGGTCGATTCAGCCAGCCAGCTAATACTCTCAAATGAGAATGATCTGTTAGATCTCTTACAAGAAACCGCTGAGGAACTGAGAGTTTTACAACCAGTAAAAGCAAGAGAAGAAACAGGATCTAAGCAATCCTCTAATGGCCATAGGGATTCAGCTGGACTCCACACAAGACTTTTCCAGGTCCTCAAGACGTTTTGTGAGCTTCACATCCAAAGAGTGTGCGTGCTGAGAGAGGTTCTCTGCGGTACAGCAAACACACTTACTGAGCGTAGGATGTACTCTAATTTGGCACATACACTCCCAACAGCTGATGTGG acGCTTCCTATGGATCCCACTTTTTCCACGACCATGTGACTGATGTCATTCTTAATGTCCTGGAAGATGTTCACATCATTGTAAACCAGTTCAGTGTAATGAGTAGGAGGCTCAACACTGGTATTGCTTTTCTTACTGAAGTCAGCGGGGAGAGAGGTGATCTTACCAGTAGTGGATCTCTGGATACTGCAGACCACATAAAACCagaatcatgtgacatcagtattCCGCTGGACCAGCATCTTGCAGACCACCATCTTGAAAATGTACAGTCTACAGGGCTTCCAAATGGTCCAGTGAAGCGCCATACTGTGCATATGGATGACAGACATATGAAAGAAGGCGGCTCTCTTGAGGAAACTAGAGCAGACTCACTCTATAAAACTATGGTGATTGACTCCAAGGAATGTCTGGATGTTAATAATAAAGTGGGgggagaaaaaaaggaaaaggaaaaacagGAAAGCACAGGAGAAGACGATAAAAGATTGAAGTATACATTGGTAACTGTTGG ACTTGCAGACAGAACCAGACCTTCAGAGTCTCCCAGAGTCTGCTACATAACCGCCCCATCAGAAGTTGCAAACGTCTTGAGTTGTGAGGTGGTTGATGGTCTGAGTTCCCTCATGGTGTCAGGATCTGAGGAGTTGGTCAGCTGTGTTCTCCGCATACAAAACTCCAGCCATGTGAAATGTCCCTTTCCACTGACCGTAGCAGTGCCGTTCCAGGCGAGTTACCGTGGGAACTACAGAGAGATCACTGTGAAAGTGGTGGATCCGGAACAAAGAGTTAGCTATGTCACACCTACATCTACTGAGGGTTTCTATGGAGGACAAAGG GGTTCGTTTGCAGTGGTGCGGGTGTACTCTTTGGGTGTGTTTGCAGTTCTGTCCCGTTTGAGGACAGAGAGTTTTACAATTCCTAAGACAGGACTGTCTCTTAAACTCAGTGTGGACTCCAGGATATGCCTTGACTACTTACCTGGATCCTTCGCCGCACCAGTTGTCGCTCAAGTGACG GTACAGCCAGTGGATGCCTTCATTTTATCCTCTTTGAAATCCAAAAATGATTTCTACCATGCTGCTGTCACCTCAACCCCCTTACTTTACCTAAGCCATCCATCAACCCTTAAACTTAGAAGACCTATGACACTTGTCCTGCCCTGTCCTCCTATTTCTGACAAGAGGAGAGCTGGAGAAGAGACTGACAGACTTCTAACAGGCACTTTCTCACCCCAGCAGATCAA GGTTGATGGTGCCTCAGTAAAGACTCATAAAGAGTCTAAAGAACATCTGGCTCTGTTGGGATGGACAGAGAACCGTTGGAAGATTCTGGATAAAGTCAGTGTAAAGAACCTACAGAACAGCTTGGTCTGTTTTGAGCTAACAGAGAGCTATGAAAGGTACAGTGTGACCAAACCAAGTGAAGTGCAGCCGAAAACTGAAAACAttgaaaggagaaaaaaaaaaaaaaatttcttctcAACTTCCTCTGTTCTCAGGTTAATAGTCCTTCGCTTTCAGTCTTCTCTAAAAACTTCCTACATTATTTCATTAGTTGAAGAACTGGAAGAAGCTCTAAAGATCTTCCCGGTGACTGTTGTGCTCCATCATGAGCGTCTGGACCCCAGCAGTGTGGTTTTGGCCACCCTGCCCAGCAGAGATGTTAGCTGGGCACTGTGTGAACTTCAGACCCTGGGTTACTGTGGCCCTCCAGAGCCTTCGTCTGAACTGTCAATGAAGGAGGGAGAACAGCTGATGCTCAAGTTCAGTGGGAATATAACCTGCAACG GCAATGAACAGACAGATTCACACATAATCACATTCCACAACCAAAGAAGGCACTGGCTGTATTTGGAATTAAAAGAAGTGGACCCCTTTGGCAACTACATCTCTCTTCACTACAAAGGTGTAATCAGTTTATTCAAGGTCGCCAAAGATCAGCTGGTCTGGAATGGTGACAGGGCGGCCGTGTCTATAGACTGTCCTTTGGGAGAGCCTGTCTGTCGGCTGCCGCTCACTCTGCCCAAG AGTCCAAGAAAAGTCTTTCAACCTGTGAGTGTGAAGGTAATACAGCACAACCAAACAG AGCCTCTCTCAGATGAGCTGTTATCATGGCTCTGTGATGAGCTCACCGAGGATGATGCAGCGCTTCTCATTACATCTCTCCATCTCCGACGCTCAGCTGTCCAGATCGCTCGACTCCGTGCACCACACAGCCTCTCACAACAGTCCTTTCATGTTCTAACAGCGTGGAGGCGGGGCCTCCCTTCCTCAACTCTGAAATGCCCCATGCTGGCCCGCTGCTTGACCCGCGTGGGAAGGCCTGACCTTGCCAGAGAGCTTCTGCTCAGGGAAGCTGCAAATGACAAAATGGAGGAGAAAAAAACAGGAGAAACATCAAAACCATGTGTTGTTTGA
- the dthd1 gene encoding death domain-containing protein 1 isoform X2: MPHLGDKTTESIHRCRHYSSLELLISKERFCVQSRLLFAMTTLFYRPEVVNTEFTSERKRQREKNYCVSPAIPLIIKFSVYASRLSKNTLENMVDSASQLILSNENDLLDLLQETAEELRVLQPVKAREETGSKQSSNGHRDSAGLHTRLFQVLKTFCELHIQRVCVLREVLCGTANTLTERRMYSNLAHTLPTADVDASYGSHFFHDHVTDVILNVLEDVHIIVNQFSVMSRRLNTGIAFLTEVSGERGDLTSSGSLDTADHIKPESCDISIPLDQHLADHHLENVQSTGLPNGPVKRHTVHMDDRHMKEGGSLEETRADSLYKTMVIDSKECLDVNNKVGGEKKEKEKQESTGEDDKRLKYTLVTVGLADRTRPSESPRVCYITAPSEVANVLSCEVVDGLSSLMVSGSEELVSCVLRIQNSSHVKCPFPLTVAVPFQASYRGNYREITVKVVDPEQRVSYVTPTSTEGFYGGQRGSFAVVRVYSLGVFAVLSRLRTESFTIPKTGLSLKLSVDSRICLDYLPGSFAAPVVAQVTVQPVDAFILSSLKSKNDFYHAAVTSTPLLYLSHPSTLKLRRPMTLVLPCPPISDKRRAGEETDRLLTGTFSPQQIKVDGASVKTHKESKEHLALLGWTENRWKILDKVSVKNLQNSLVCFELTESYERLIVLRFQSSLKTSYIISLVEELEEALKIFPVTVVLHHERLDPSSVVLATLPSRDVSWALCELQTLGYCGPPEPSSELSMKEGEQLMLKFSGNITCNEPTGNEQTDSHIITFHNQRRHWLYLELKEVDPFGNYISLHYKGVISLFKVAKDQLVWNGDRAAVSIDCPLGEPVCRLPLTLPKSPRKVFQPVSVKVIQHNQTEPLSDELLSWLCDELTEDDAALLITSLHLRRSAVQIARLRAPHSLSQQSFHVLTAWRRGLPSSTLKCPMLARCLTRVGRPDLARELLLREAANDKMEEKKTGETSKPCVV, translated from the exons ATGCCTCATTTGGGTGACAAGACTACAGAATCCATTCACAGATGTAGACATTACTCTTCTTTAGAATTGCTCATCTCTAAGGAACGCTTTTGTGTCCAGTCACGCCTTCTATTTGCCATGACAACCCTATTTTACAGGCCTGAAGTGGTAAATACTGAGTTTACcagtgagagaaagagacaaagagagaaGAACTACTGTGTATCACCTGCTATTCCTCTAATAATCAAATTCTCAGTTTATGCTTCAAGGCTCTCGAAGAATACACTTGAAAATATGGTCGATTCAGCCAGCCAGCTAATACTCTCAAATGAGAATGATCTGTTAGATCTCTTACAAGAAACCGCTGAGGAACTGAGAGTTTTACAACCAGTAAAAGCAAGAGAAGAAACAGGATCTAAGCAATCCTCTAATGGCCATAGGGATTCAGCTGGACTCCACACAAGACTTTTCCAGGTCCTCAAGACGTTTTGTGAGCTTCACATCCAAAGAGTGTGCGTGCTGAGAGAGGTTCTCTGCGGTACAGCAAACACACTTACTGAGCGTAGGATGTACTCTAATTTGGCACATACACTCCCAACAGCTGATGTGG acGCTTCCTATGGATCCCACTTTTTCCACGACCATGTGACTGATGTCATTCTTAATGTCCTGGAAGATGTTCACATCATTGTAAACCAGTTCAGTGTAATGAGTAGGAGGCTCAACACTGGTATTGCTTTTCTTACTGAAGTCAGCGGGGAGAGAGGTGATCTTACCAGTAGTGGATCTCTGGATACTGCAGACCACATAAAACCagaatcatgtgacatcagtattCCGCTGGACCAGCATCTTGCAGACCACCATCTTGAAAATGTACAGTCTACAGGGCTTCCAAATGGTCCAGTGAAGCGCCATACTGTGCATATGGATGACAGACATATGAAAGAAGGCGGCTCTCTTGAGGAAACTAGAGCAGACTCACTCTATAAAACTATGGTGATTGACTCCAAGGAATGTCTGGATGTTAATAATAAAGTGGGgggagaaaaaaaggaaaaggaaaaacagGAAAGCACAGGAGAAGACGATAAAAGATTGAAGTATACATTGGTAACTGTTGG ACTTGCAGACAGAACCAGACCTTCAGAGTCTCCCAGAGTCTGCTACATAACCGCCCCATCAGAAGTTGCAAACGTCTTGAGTTGTGAGGTGGTTGATGGTCTGAGTTCCCTCATGGTGTCAGGATCTGAGGAGTTGGTCAGCTGTGTTCTCCGCATACAAAACTCCAGCCATGTGAAATGTCCCTTTCCACTGACCGTAGCAGTGCCGTTCCAGGCGAGTTACCGTGGGAACTACAGAGAGATCACTGTGAAAGTGGTGGATCCGGAACAAAGAGTTAGCTATGTCACACCTACATCTACTGAGGGTTTCTATGGAGGACAAAGG GGTTCGTTTGCAGTGGTGCGGGTGTACTCTTTGGGTGTGTTTGCAGTTCTGTCCCGTTTGAGGACAGAGAGTTTTACAATTCCTAAGACAGGACTGTCTCTTAAACTCAGTGTGGACTCCAGGATATGCCTTGACTACTTACCTGGATCCTTCGCCGCACCAGTTGTCGCTCAAGTGACG GTACAGCCAGTGGATGCCTTCATTTTATCCTCTTTGAAATCCAAAAATGATTTCTACCATGCTGCTGTCACCTCAACCCCCTTACTTTACCTAAGCCATCCATCAACCCTTAAACTTAGAAGACCTATGACACTTGTCCTGCCCTGTCCTCCTATTTCTGACAAGAGGAGAGCTGGAGAAGAGACTGACAGACTTCTAACAGGCACTTTCTCACCCCAGCAGATCAA GGTTGATGGTGCCTCAGTAAAGACTCATAAAGAGTCTAAAGAACATCTGGCTCTGTTGGGATGGACAGAGAACCGTTGGAAGATTCTGGATAAAGTCAGTGTAAAGAACCTACAGAACAGCTTGGTCTGTTTTGAGCTAACAGAGAGCTATGAAAG GTTAATAGTCCTTCGCTTTCAGTCTTCTCTAAAAACTTCCTACATTATTTCATTAGTTGAAGAACTGGAAGAAGCTCTAAAGATCTTCCCGGTGACTGTTGTGCTCCATCATGAGCGTCTGGACCCCAGCAGTGTGGTTTTGGCCACCCTGCCCAGCAGAGATGTTAGCTGGGCACTGTGTGAACTTCAGACCCTGGGTTACTGTGGCCCTCCAGAGCCTTCGTCTGAACTGTCAATGAAGGAGGGAGAACAGCTGATGCTCAAGTTCAGTGGGAATATAACCTGCAACG AGCCCACAGGCAATGAACAGACAGATTCACACATAATCACATTCCACAACCAAAGAAGGCACTGGCTGTATTTGGAATTAAAAGAAGTGGACCCCTTTGGCAACTACATCTCTCTTCACTACAAAGGTGTAATCAGTTTATTCAAGGTCGCCAAAGATCAGCTGGTCTGGAATGGTGACAGGGCGGCCGTGTCTATAGACTGTCCTTTGGGAGAGCCTGTCTGTCGGCTGCCGCTCACTCTGCCCAAG AGTCCAAGAAAAGTCTTTCAACCTGTGAGTGTGAAGGTAATACAGCACAACCAAACAG AGCCTCTCTCAGATGAGCTGTTATCATGGCTCTGTGATGAGCTCACCGAGGATGATGCAGCGCTTCTCATTACATCTCTCCATCTCCGACGCTCAGCTGTCCAGATCGCTCGACTCCGTGCACCACACAGCCTCTCACAACAGTCCTTTCATGTTCTAACAGCGTGGAGGCGGGGCCTCCCTTCCTCAACTCTGAAATGCCCCATGCTGGCCCGCTGCTTGACCCGCGTGGGAAGGCCTGACCTTGCCAGAGAGCTTCTGCTCAGGGAAGCTGCAAATGACAAAATGGAGGAGAAAAAAACAGGAGAAACATCAAAACCATGTGTTGTTTGA